A single Sander lucioperca isolate FBNREF2018 chromosome 24, SLUC_FBN_1.2, whole genome shotgun sequence DNA region contains:
- the LOC116057790 gene encoding carnitine O-acetyltransferase-like yields MLRVCSRALVKAGMVKPWQLVKPVSSTLVAGRNLSQQKELPKLPVPTLQQTCELYLNYVEPMVEVKELQRTKELVEEFQKAGGVGERLQRGLERKADNTENWLTDHYVITDHLSKRLALLAWSGVIFPRMDFRDKKGQIRCAAQLITAVLEFKTMIENGTLPADYIRGQPLCMKQYEQILSSCIVPGLEKDSVEFYAEKHITVVHNSQFFVLDVYNSDGTPLTVDQLCVQLERICNSSLQNNVEPVGILATQHRATWSKTYTDLIKDKTNKESVLAIQSSIFTVCLDGAMPPDETFDNNATDSMLHGGGSQWNSGNRWFDKGLQIILGEDGLCGTNTSNATADGVVVVDMCARLLPLMRKPQVVQSPLEPLPEPQRLHFNITPELKKDIEEAKRHLHTWAQGQGMRTTVFKHFGKNLIKAFKLSPDAFVQMAIQLAYYRIHQQIPAALECVSMRNFRVGRLSFTNINLPASVTFVKAFDDPNKQNSEKIALLEKAIKAHTWHTNLARDGHDISSHLWALKMQAVEQKISMPEIFTDSSFYKTLDKDKVELYSSQVHNKAGCRVCFSSEPGRYELVYGIKNDNIELSLTYKDHGANEVQFALIDVLQDALLDLRTLLEQTTRAEANPDLNQ; encoded by the exons ATGTTGAGAGTTTGCAGCAGAGCTCTG gtgaAGGCGGGGATGGTGAAGCCCTGGCAATTGGTGAAACCTGTATCATCGACTCTGGTTGCTGGAAGAAACCTGAGCCAGCAGAAAGAACTGCCCAAGCTGCCTGTCCCCACTTTGCAGCAGACCTGTGAGCTCTACCTGAACTACGTGGAGCCCATGGTGGAGGTGAAAGAGCTACAGCGCACAAAAGAGCTGGTGGAAGAGTTTCAGAAAGCAGGAGGTGTTGGAGAAAGACTGCAGAGAGGCCTGGAGAGGAAAGCAGACAACACTGAGAACTGG TTAACAGACCATTATGTGATCACTGATCATCTCAGCAAACGTTTGGCCCTCTTGGCTTGGTCTGGGGTGATTTTTCCACGAATGGATTTCAGAGATAAAAAGGGACAAataag gTGTGCTGCTCAACTCATTACAGCTGTGTTGGAATTTAAGACAATGATTGAAAA TGGTACACTACCAGCTGACTACATAAGAGGGCAGCCGCTGTGTATGAAGCAGTACGAGCAGATTCTGTCATCCTGCATTGTCCCTGGTCTGGAGAAAGATTCAGTGGAGTTCTACGCAGAGAAACACATCACTGTTGTACACAACTCTCAG TTCTTTGTGCTGGACGTGTACAACAGTGATGGGACTCCACTGACAGTTGATCAGCTCTGTGTTCAGCTGGAGAGGATCTGCAACTCCTCACTACAGAACAACGTGGAGCCTGTCGGCATCCTCGCCACCCAGCATCGTGCCACCTGGAGCAAAACCTACACCGACCTCATCAAGG ataagACCAACAAAGAATCAGTGTTGGCTATCCAAAGCAGCATCTTCACAGTGTGTTTGGATGGAGCGATGCCCCCGGATGAGACGTTTGACAACAATGCCACTGACTCGATGCTGCACGGCGGAGGCAGTCAGTGGAACAGCGGAAACCGCTGGTTTGACAAGGGGCTGCAG atAATTCTTGGAGAAGACGGGTTATGTGGTACTAACACCTCGAATGCCACCGCTGATGGTGTAGTCGTTGTGGACATGTGCGCACGTTTGTTACCCCTAAT GAGAAAGCCACAGGTGGTGCAGTCTCCCTTGGAGCCGCTTCCCGAACCCCAGAGACTACACTTCAACATCACACCAGAACTCAAGAAGGACATTGAGGAGGCCAAGCGGCACCTGCACAC ATGGGCACAAGGCCAGGGTATGAGGACTACGGTATTCAAACACTTTGGGAAAAATCTTATAAAGGCCTTCAAGTTGAGCCCTGATGCTTTCGTGCAGATGGCGATACAGCTGGCCTACTACAG AATACACCAGCAGATCCCTGCAGCGCTGGAATGTGTCTCCATGCGTAACTTCAGAGTGGGCCGTTTAAGTTTTACCAATATAAACTTGCCTGCCTCAGTTACCTTTGTCAAGGCCTTTGATGACCCTAACAAACAG AACTCAGAGAAGATTGCTTTATTGGAGAAGGCTATAAAGGCACACACATGGCACACTAACTTG GCAAGGGATGGCCATGACATATCCAGCCACCTCTGGGCTCTGAAGATGCAGGCTGTTGAGCAAAAAATCTCAATGCCTGAGATCTTCACAGACAGCTCCTTCTATAAAACCTTAGACAAGGACAAGGTGGAACTCTATTCAAGTCAG GTACACAACAAGGCTGGATGTCGGGTATGTTTTTCCAGTGAACCTGGAAGGTACGAACTCGTCTATGGAATCAAGAATGATAACATTGAACTCAGCTTGACCTATAAAGACCATGGGGCCAATGAGGTGCAGTTTGCACTGATTGATGTGTTGCAGGATGCACTGTTGGACTTGAGGACCCTGCTGGAACAAACTACAAGAGCTGAAGCTAATCCAGACTTAAACCAATAG